atctaataatttaaaaattaaaaaaataaattaaaaatatatactttcttgaccatgaattatattgtggatttttgtgttatttttatattatgagcATGTGGTTATATTGTagatttaaaacttttaaatttgtattttttattagatattaacttattttagttttaaactccaagatactataaaaatttaaaaattatgattttatgcattgatttttatgttttaattaaaaatttataagttagTAGAGGAAACACCAAATGAAACAATAAAGAAGCACCAAACCGCGGAAATCGTACCAGACCGCACCGCATTTGTGGTGCAGTCTGTgcacaccaaaccagaccgcgtgGTCTGGTTTAATGCCGAACCGCACATGCGGTTTGGCTTATTAAATCCTTCCCAAACCGCCCAAACCGCACCGTGCACACCCCTATCTCCAGCCCCATCGCCATTGCCACCTCTAATGCCATCTCCTTCATCGCCATTTGCCattccctttttatttttatattttatatgttttggtaaaatatattttatataaatttaatatataaaacacatatatatagttttgatctCCTATATAACATTGTTTAGTTTATATTAAACAACGCTCCATTCtttcctccatttcttccatctcattttttattgCCACCTCTAACCCCATTGTCATTGCTGTCTTATCGCGGCCATCACCTCCAGTGCCATCTTTTTAATCGCCATCTGccattctctttttattttatattttatatgttttgataaaatatattttatataaatttaacatataaaacaCATATATTGTTCTCTTAAGTAATATTACTTAGTTCATATCAAACAATGCTAATGTGgcaattcaaatataatgattatatggagtttattcattttattctttcaaCACAACAACTTGATAAGATGGGTCCCAcatcattatatttgaattgtcACACCAACATTGCTTGATATAAACTAAACAAAGTTACTTTGGAGatcaaaattctatatatatatttaatatatatatgcatatatattaatGTCTAAAACTATAATCTATATAGttcttgaatattaatttataatttattttattaaaaattaatattttttatcaattttatttatattattcatcaatatgtctattttagttTGTTTGTTAAGTTCTAATagcttattaatttttttaaactaaatacataactatataaatgacaatttaaagtatatttattcaaatatgttaTCAACTTAGAGGATGTTTAGCTTAGATGTTTGACTGCTTATATGCTATTAGTTAAATTTAAGCGTTATATAACTTATTTAgttatatgtttgttaaaaaataaagaggttAAACGCTACTGAACTTAAATGCTACAATGTTTTAAAAAAGCTCCTCCACTTTTTCTCaaagaataatgctattggtacacctttgtgtacaccttgggctacacaaaggtgtaccaatgacaaaaatatccctcatgaGGCGCGTGAGGCACGTGGAGAGacgcagggtattttggtcataataccgcttgtgtagcccaagatgtacaaaaatgatgtacatgtaaCATGATTCTTTCTCAAAACGTTATTCATAACTTATTTAGTTGattaagtattttataattttagtctttaacaattatcatattttcaattttatctctcTCCTTCATCTCTGTTTCTTATCTCTTTCACTGCCTTTCTCCAGCTTCTCTGTCGTCGTCGTCGCCATCTCCCACCTTTAGCCCCATCTCCATCGCGGTCGCCACTCACCATTTCCAACTCCTttattgtatataatttatcaacatataaTGGTAACAATTTTATCAGttggatattaatttataatttattttattaaaaattaatatttttatgaattttatttgtattatttaacatgttcattttaatatttttgttaaattttgataacttatcaacttttttaaactaaatacataattatataaatgacattgtaaaacacatttatccaaatacgttatcaacttaaacgctgaccaattttaaaattttacacaaCTTTTAAATAGAAAGGCTTAGGAGGGTGTTTGACTTACCATTTTTTCAGATAGTTTTTAAGCCTTTCTACTTAAAAGCTATGTAAACTTTTAAAGTTGGCTAGCGTTTAAGTTGATAAcatgtttgaataaatgtgttttaagttgttatttatatagttatgtgtttagtttgaaaaaattgataaactatcaaaacttaacaaaaagattaaaatgaacATATTgctgaaaaatataaataaaattaataaaaatattaattttaaatatatatatatatagagagagagagaagggcagGGATGAAGGAGGCGACAAGCAAAAATAGAGGCAATGACGACGATGACGGACGGAGATGGATGATGAGGCGATAAAGGTGGTGGACGGAGATAGATGATGAGGCAATAGAGGCGATGGACGAAGATGGAGAAGGTGACTATGGGGATGGAGGCGGCGGGTGCCATACATGAGGTTGAGGCGACGAAGAGAATGAGACGAGGAAGGTAGAGAGAGTTTTGTAATGTTATATGatagttaaaaatataataattgttaaagaataaaattataaaatacttggTTAACTAAATAAGCTACTAACAACATTctgagaaaaattagaaaagtttTTCTAAAATGCTATCAAACAGCGTTTATGTTCGAtagagtttaaattttttaatttttaataaatatataattaaataaaatatacaacatTTAATATTTGCTGCTTATAAACAGTAAAATCGCTCAACCAAACACCCCCTAAAACCATCTtaaaaaagggtaagccaaacaccgtCTTAAACTATAGTCAACTTTAAAGATTTAGATAACTTGTAGAAAAACTTAAAACCATCTTAAAAGGGGTAAGCCAAACATCCTCGTAATCACACCAGAGCCTCCGGCTCAGTCTCTCCGGCCGTCTTGTTTACAAGAGGCGCCAAATCGCCGGCGGCACTGACCTCGTGGTCGGAAAATCGATCGTCTCTGATCCTCAAGACGGCGTGAACCAAAATAACAGGCATCGATCCCGCTAGAGTCGCGAAGAAGTGAATGGTGGCGTCGGTCAAGATCATCGCCACCACGGTGACGACGGCGAATAAGGCCAGAACCAGTAGTTTCTCGATCACCAGGGGATGCGATCGCAGCAGCAAAAAGAACAGGCACGCCACGACGGTGATCGCCATCAGAATCTTCAGCGAGTCCTCGCGCGCCGGCAAGAGAGTGATGACGAGGATCGACCAGACGAAGATCAAGTAGTACGACTGGAAGTAGGTCAAGTTTCCGATGATCCGAACGGCTGCCGCTTCCGGAGAGGAAGGGATGTCGAAGGGGATCGTGAACTTGAAATTGCTCAGGTTCCTTCGCGTCGAATGCTTTGCATAATCGGTTGGAGTACTAGCAGCGGCCGCCGCCGCTGGAGACGCTGTTGATCGGTGAACCGTGGTGGTGCCGTAGTTAGCCATGGGCGTGGTAGATAtgggaggaaggagaagagagcTGAAGATTTTTTAAAGGCTTCCGTGGAGAAATTACATTGGATGCAACGTCGAAGAAAAGTCATGATAAGGTACGAACAGATCAATGGTTGAGAAAGGTCCGTcgtattattaaaatttaaaattaatttaatgatgATGTTAACATCTATTAAATATATGTGAGATAGCTCTCTTAATTGAAAGTGATATTTTGGTCCGGTAGccttaaaaaaatcatctaaataataatttgttatgTTGCATTAATTTAGGTTAAGCAACATAACAAATAATTCACAACCGACCCACCCTTCTCGGTACTCTTTGCTTTGATCGGCGATCCATAAAGATGAGTTTAAGACTGTGTAATTCTTAtcgtttaaatttttaatcatttgaGTTAGTGTTTTcactttttaattgttttaatatggatttttctattatgtttgTCTACTAGtttgagattaattttttcaacattCTTCTAACAAGCTTATGCTTGATATAAAACGGTCCCAACGTTATCTTCTTGCAATGTAAGTATAGTATGTTTATGTAGAAATGGAAAGGAGCTAATTTTTCCTTGATTAGTGGGAATTATTGATAAGTGTTGCTCAAAAAAATACTTTtggataattaataatttttaattcttttgaaaatttttgaatttgtgatcttaatatgtccTAATAGCAATATGAATaagtataataaaatcaaaaaccCAAAGAGAACAAGAAAATTTTTATAGAAGTTCAACTCTAAAAAACAtacttctctctctcaagacaTAGCTAGATATGTTCCACTAGTGAGAATCAACACTAATTTTTTATTGGAGCTAGAACTAATATATAATCCCTTACCTaaacaagaaccactagcacatagttagcaaatacaatcccctACATAATAGGTAAATAATAACAAACTTATAATTAGAGGCAATATCAAACAAGTCATAAACGAATTGAGAATTCCACCGGCCAACATACTTCCAGTACTTGAGCTTTCTcactcttatttgaatgctctatTAAGTTCGCTCTACTATTGTATTTTCATCTTAACCTTCATACTCatcttatatttatacacaattCCAAATAACTAGATTTTACATAGAAAGGAAGAAACaatatttgaaattcaaaaaaattattcaatttttccaACTCCAGCTAGCATCTGTTGAAAATTTAGAACACAACTGAGaaaatttttcacataaaagtCAATAAGGCTGAAGGAACAACATTTTCTAACAATAGATTTTACTTTTTAACATGAGAAAATCAAACCATGATTTTGTGGTACAAGATGAaaacacatttaaaaaaaatatacatttggCGTGTAACAAAAAGAGATGCAGAAATCAGGACAATCAAAAACTACCATTGAATTTTGGTCAACTTAAGGCACAACTTCAATCCCGAAGTTGTCTAGTAACCAAAATGTTAACTTTGGACAAAATCTAGATTAACTTAAGACACGAGGTCAAATATTCTAGTTAACTTCAATTAATTTAAGATAAACTTCAGTTAAACCTAAGATTGGATGCTAACATTCTGGTTAACTTCAGTCGGCCTAAGGTAAACTTTAGTCAACCTAAGATATTTAGTCatttttattatacatttttttagcACAAtgagttaataaaatatatttctattataataatatttttattatcattaaaacatatattttacaTTGTAAGAggctaataaaatatatttatatcataaaaatatttttattatcatcaaaatcttatttatacatgtacccttgagcttaacaataAGTGTCCTTTATACACTTATCTAGACCTATAAAGTTGGCATATATTCATTTAATAGGCGGATTTCTACCTAATTTGGCTCAATTATGGGTTATGTAGGTGCAAAACCTATTTTGGATGAACTTGGGTTAGAAAAGACGATTTTGATGCTTGATTGGACTTGAACCAAACAGTGAAGGCATGATTGGATACTTTTGAGGATCAATTTGAATGAACTCAAAAGAGTTTCGtgagcaaaaaatgaaatttgaaaagtTGAGAGGACCAATTTGCACTAAATTTGGAAGTGAACCATGACTTATTGCAACATGCATCCATAGTAGGATAAAGTCACTGTTGCTCACAGCCTTACCATGGTATGCATACCGCAATAGGGCACAAGTTTAGTTGGGAAGGTTGGTTTTCAGCCTATTTTTTCTAATTGAATTAGGAAGAAGTCTTTCTTGTGCACGACTTCAAGGCTTAAGGAGCACTATATAAACACTTATTCTCTATAACACAGGGACGACCACAGAGTAGAGAAAAGAGATATTGagttgaagaatgaagaaactTAAGATtatggttgtatttttcttttctttctcatatttCGAATTATGACTTCTTACTCTATTGTTGTTATATCTATTGAAATCATGTCCAACTAAATCTTTTGCAACTAGGGTTAACGATGAAACCTCGtttctttttggattaattTGAAGTTATTCATTTTTGCTATGTTCTTGTTTTTTGAGTTGATAGTTTATTATACCTTGATTCTATTTTGAAGCTTGATCATCATTAAAGCATGTtcgtgatttatattgctttcgagagattcaatgtAAATTAACACatgataataaataacataaggTCCTATAATAGATAGATATACTATTATGTCTTGTGAAATCATTATGTAATAATCGTTGAGAGTGAATGTATACTTATATATTCATAGGttgattagagataattaatctcatatatatgtatagaatcGAATAACCATCAAGAGAGATTTTCAATTAACATAGGATCATTGATTTTTAACTTAGGGCAAGAATTGACAAACTCAAGTAATGAATGATTAAATCATATAAAGAGCGACGACAGTGAATTCGTGAATCCTAGTGCTTTTAAGTTATtgagttttaaaataaattttttttcttatgcaTTCATAGTTAGTAATTTAGTTTTAGTTAGTGCAAAACCAACTTCTTTCGACAATCTTATAATTGTGTGTGTGATTCGTTAAAGTTAAGTGTGATTAAAGTAGGAGTTAATAGTCAATTCTTGTGGGTTCGACACTCTACTCatcaatatattatttattacaatCTGCTCACTTGC
The Diospyros lotus cultivar Yz01 chromosome 12, ASM1463336v1, whole genome shotgun sequence DNA segment above includes these coding regions:
- the LOC127787626 gene encoding uncharacterized protein LOC127787626; this encodes MANYGTTTVHRSTASPAAAAAASTPTDYAKHSTRRNLSNFKFTIPFDIPSSPEAAAVRIIGNLTYFQSYYLIFVWSILVITLLPAREDSLKILMAITVVACLFFLLLRSHPLVIEKLLVLALFAVVTVVAMILTDATIHFFATLAGSMPVILVHAVLRIRDDRFSDHEVSAAGDLAPLVNKTAGETEPEALV